A single genomic interval of Microcebus murinus isolate Inina chromosome 24, M.murinus_Inina_mat1.0, whole genome shotgun sequence harbors:
- the GOT1L1 gene encoding putative aspartate aminotransferase, cytoplasmic 2 isoform X1 — MPTLSVFTDVPLARKLEGSLLKTYKQDDCPNKMFLAYRACMTKDGSPWVSDVVHKTRLQIAEDPSLDYEYLPTMGMKSFIQASLELLFGKHSHAIMENRVGGVHTVGDSGAFQLGVQFLRTWCRDADVVYIVSSQQEPHGLIFRDMGFTVHEHCIWDPKKLCMDPNILFNVLEQIPSGCVLVVGNIADCKLTQSQWIMFLSTLKSKQIFPFFDVPCQGLHSGDLEEDTKILRYFVSSGFEFFCSQSLSRSFGIYDEGVGVLVVVALHNQHLLCVLSQLMTFAQALWLSPPSTGARIITSILCNPALLGEWKQSLKEIVENIMLTKEKVKEKLRLLGTPGSWDHITQHNGTHGYLGLNSRQVEYLIRKKHIYIPKNGRINFTCVNHNNIDYITQAISEAVFFTRSRENSLPKEKNP, encoded by the exons ATGCCCACGCTTTCAGTGTTCACAGATGTGCCCCTCGCCCGCAAGCTGGAAGGCAGCTTATTAAAGACGTACAAGCAAGACGATTGCCCTAACAAGATGTTCCTGGCCTACAGAG CGTGCATGACCAAAGACGGCTCCCCCTGGGTCTCGGACGTGGTGCACAAGACCCGGCTGCAGATCGCGGAGGATCCCTCCCTGGACTATGAGTACCTGCCCACGATGGGCATGAAGTCGTTCATCCAGGCCTCTCTGGAACTGCTCTTTGGAAAACACAGCCACGCCATCATGGAGAACAGG GTAGGGGGTGTGCACACTGTTGGTGACAGTGGCGCCTTCCAGCTTGGGGTTCAGTTTCTCAGGACTTGGTGCAGGGATGCTGACGTAGTTTACATCGTCTCTTCTCAGCAAG AGCCGCATGGACTCATCTTCCGGGACATGGGCTTTACGGTTCACGAACACTGCATCTGGGACCCCAAGAAGCTGTGCATGGACCCCAACATACTCTTCAATGTGTTGGAG CAGATCCCAAGCGGCTGTGTCCTCGTGGTTGGGAACATTGCCGACTGCAAGTTGACGCAAAGCCAGTGGATTATGTTCCTGTCCACCCTGAAG agCAAGCAGATATTCCCATTTTTTGACGTTCCCTGTCAAGGGTTACACAGCGGCGACTTGGAAGAAGACACCAAAATCTTACGTTACTTTGTGTCTAGTGGTTTTGAGTTCTTCTGCAGCCAGTCTCTGTCCAGGAGCTTTGGCATTTACG ATGAAGGCGTGGGCGTCTTGGTGGTGGTGGCCCTCCACAAccagcacctgctgtgtgtcctCTCCCAGCTGATGACTTTCGCCCAGGCCCTGTGGCTGAGCCCTCCCAGCACGGGTGCCCGCATCATCACCTCCATCCTCTGCAACCCTGCCCTGCTGGGAGAATG GAAGCAGAGTCTAAAAGAAATTGTAGAGAACATCATGCTCACCAAGGAGAAGGTGAAGGAGAAGCTCCggctcctgggaacccctggctCCTGGGATCACATCACCCAGCACAACGGCACCCATGGCTACCTTGGGCTCAACT CCCGACAGGTGGAATACCTGATCAGGAAGAAGCATATCTACATCCCCAAGAATGGCCGGATTAACTTCACCTGTGTCAACCACAACAACATAGATTATATCACGCAGGCCATCAGCGAAGCTGTCTTCTTCACAAGGAGTCGGGAGAACAGTCTTCCGAAAGAGAAAAATCCCTGA
- the GOT1L1 gene encoding putative aspartate aminotransferase, cytoplasmic 2 isoform X2 yields the protein MACMTKDGSPWVSDVVHKTRLQIAEDPSLDYEYLPTMGMKSFIQASLELLFGKHSHAIMENRVGGVHTVGDSGAFQLGVQFLRTWCRDADVVYIVSSQQEPHGLIFRDMGFTVHEHCIWDPKKLCMDPNILFNVLEQIPSGCVLVVGNIADCKLTQSQWIMFLSTLKSKQIFPFFDVPCQGLHSGDLEEDTKILRYFVSSGFEFFCSQSLSRSFGIYDEGVGVLVVVALHNQHLLCVLSQLMTFAQALWLSPPSTGARIITSILCNPALLGEWKQSLKEIVENIMLTKEKVKEKLRLLGTPGSWDHITQHNGTHGYLGLNSRQVEYLIRKKHIYIPKNGRINFTCVNHNNIDYITQAISEAVFFTRSRENSLPKEKNP from the exons CGTGCATGACCAAAGACGGCTCCCCCTGGGTCTCGGACGTGGTGCACAAGACCCGGCTGCAGATCGCGGAGGATCCCTCCCTGGACTATGAGTACCTGCCCACGATGGGCATGAAGTCGTTCATCCAGGCCTCTCTGGAACTGCTCTTTGGAAAACACAGCCACGCCATCATGGAGAACAGG GTAGGGGGTGTGCACACTGTTGGTGACAGTGGCGCCTTCCAGCTTGGGGTTCAGTTTCTCAGGACTTGGTGCAGGGATGCTGACGTAGTTTACATCGTCTCTTCTCAGCAAG AGCCGCATGGACTCATCTTCCGGGACATGGGCTTTACGGTTCACGAACACTGCATCTGGGACCCCAAGAAGCTGTGCATGGACCCCAACATACTCTTCAATGTGTTGGAG CAGATCCCAAGCGGCTGTGTCCTCGTGGTTGGGAACATTGCCGACTGCAAGTTGACGCAAAGCCAGTGGATTATGTTCCTGTCCACCCTGAAG agCAAGCAGATATTCCCATTTTTTGACGTTCCCTGTCAAGGGTTACACAGCGGCGACTTGGAAGAAGACACCAAAATCTTACGTTACTTTGTGTCTAGTGGTTTTGAGTTCTTCTGCAGCCAGTCTCTGTCCAGGAGCTTTGGCATTTACG ATGAAGGCGTGGGCGTCTTGGTGGTGGTGGCCCTCCACAAccagcacctgctgtgtgtcctCTCCCAGCTGATGACTTTCGCCCAGGCCCTGTGGCTGAGCCCTCCCAGCACGGGTGCCCGCATCATCACCTCCATCCTCTGCAACCCTGCCCTGCTGGGAGAATG GAAGCAGAGTCTAAAAGAAATTGTAGAGAACATCATGCTCACCAAGGAGAAGGTGAAGGAGAAGCTCCggctcctgggaacccctggctCCTGGGATCACATCACCCAGCACAACGGCACCCATGGCTACCTTGGGCTCAACT CCCGACAGGTGGAATACCTGATCAGGAAGAAGCATATCTACATCCCCAAGAATGGCCGGATTAACTTCACCTGTGTCAACCACAACAACATAGATTATATCACGCAGGCCATCAGCGAAGCTGTCTTCTTCACAAGGAGTCGGGAGAACAGTCTTCCGAAAGAGAAAAATCCCTGA
- the GOT1L1 gene encoding putative aspartate aminotransferase, cytoplasmic 2 isoform X3 has product MPTLSVFTDVPLARKLEGSLLKTYKQDDCPNKMFLAYRACMTKDGSPWVSDVVHKTRLQIAEDPSLDYEYLPTMGMKSFIQASLELLFGKHSHAIMENRVGGVHTVGDSGAFQLGVQFLRTWCRDADVVYIVSSQQEPHGLIFRDMGFTVHEHCIWDPKKLCMDPNILFNVLEQIPSGCVLVVGNIADCKLTQSQWIMFLSTLKSKQIFPFFDVPCQGLHSGDLEEDTKILRYFVSSGFEFFCSQSLSRSFGIYADDFRPGPVAEPSQHGCPHHHLHPLQPCPAGRMEAESKRNCREHHAHQGEGEGEAPAPGNPWLLGSHHPAQRHPWLPWAQLPTGGIPDQEEAYLHPQEWPD; this is encoded by the exons ATGCCCACGCTTTCAGTGTTCACAGATGTGCCCCTCGCCCGCAAGCTGGAAGGCAGCTTATTAAAGACGTACAAGCAAGACGATTGCCCTAACAAGATGTTCCTGGCCTACAGAG CGTGCATGACCAAAGACGGCTCCCCCTGGGTCTCGGACGTGGTGCACAAGACCCGGCTGCAGATCGCGGAGGATCCCTCCCTGGACTATGAGTACCTGCCCACGATGGGCATGAAGTCGTTCATCCAGGCCTCTCTGGAACTGCTCTTTGGAAAACACAGCCACGCCATCATGGAGAACAGG GTAGGGGGTGTGCACACTGTTGGTGACAGTGGCGCCTTCCAGCTTGGGGTTCAGTTTCTCAGGACTTGGTGCAGGGATGCTGACGTAGTTTACATCGTCTCTTCTCAGCAAG AGCCGCATGGACTCATCTTCCGGGACATGGGCTTTACGGTTCACGAACACTGCATCTGGGACCCCAAGAAGCTGTGCATGGACCCCAACATACTCTTCAATGTGTTGGAG CAGATCCCAAGCGGCTGTGTCCTCGTGGTTGGGAACATTGCCGACTGCAAGTTGACGCAAAGCCAGTGGATTATGTTCCTGTCCACCCTGAAG agCAAGCAGATATTCCCATTTTTTGACGTTCCCTGTCAAGGGTTACACAGCGGCGACTTGGAAGAAGACACCAAAATCTTACGTTACTTTGTGTCTAGTGGTTTTGAGTTCTTCTGCAGCCAGTCTCTGTCCAGGAGCTTTGGCATTTACG CTGATGACTTTCGCCCAGGCCCTGTGGCTGAGCCCTCCCAGCACGGGTGCCCGCATCATCACCTCCATCCTCTGCAACCCTGCCCTGCTGGGAGAATG GAAGCAGAGTCTAAAAGAAATTGTAGAGAACATCATGCTCACCAAGGAGAAGGTGAAGGAGAAGCTCCggctcctgggaacccctggctCCTGGGATCACATCACCCAGCACAACGGCACCCATGGCTACCTTGGGCTCAACT CCCGACAGGTGGAATACCTGATCAGGAAGAAGCATATCTACATCCCCAAGAATGGCCGGATTAA